Proteins encoded within one genomic window of Cucumis sativus cultivar 9930 chromosome 3, Cucumber_9930_V3, whole genome shotgun sequence:
- the LOC101215897 gene encoding LOW QUALITY PROTEIN: tropinone reductase-like 1 (The sequence of the model RefSeq protein was modified relative to this genomic sequence to represent the inferred CDS: deleted 1 base in 1 codon) gives MIKFGVFRLEGKVTIITGGASGIGASTARIFHENGAKVIIADIQDKVGQKIAHKLGEDVSYIHCDVMQEDDVAKLVDTTVHRHGKLDIMYNNAGVIDRKHGGIFDVTKFDLDKVVGVNVMDAFWGAKHATRVMIPKKNGCILFTSSATTNVAGLSTHSYASSKCAVLGLVRNLAVVELGKHGITVNCVAPYIVATGISGARVPAKAIEILTTSWANLKGRVLKADDIAMAVLYLASDDANYVSGLNLVVDGGYSFVNPSMLN, from the exons ATGATTAAGTTCGGAGTTTTCAGACTGGAAGGGAAGGTGACGATCATCACCGGCGGTGCAAGCGGGATTGGAGCTAGTACAGCGCGaatttttcatgaaaatggAGCAAAAGTCATAATCGCCGATATCCAAGACAAAGTTGGCCAAAAAATCGCCCACAAACTCGGTGAAGACGTAAGCTATATCCACTGTGATGTGATGCAGGAAGACGATGTTGCCAAGCTGGTCGACACCACCGTCCACCGGCATGGCAAGCTTGACATTATGTACAACAATGCCGGCGTCATCGACCGTAAGCATGGCGGTATATTTGACGTTACAAAGTTTGACTTGGACAAG GTGGTGGGCGTAAACGTGATGGATGCATTTTGGGGGGCAAAGCACGCAACTAGAGTAATGATACCAAAGAAAAACGGGTGCATTTTGTTCACAAGCAGCGCAACTACCAACGTTGCTGGTCTCTCAACGCACTCATACGCATCCTCCAAATGCGCAGTTCTTGGTTTGGTTAGGAACCTAGCCGTC GTCGAGCTTGGGAAACATGGTATTACAGTCAATTGCGTCGCCCCCTACATTGTGGCCACTGGGATTTCAGGGGCTAGAGTCCCAGCGAAAGCTATTGAGATCTTGACCACCAGCTGGGCCAATCTCAAAGGTCGTGTCCTTAAGGCTGATGACATAGCCATGGCCGTGCTTTACTTGGCTAGCGACGATGCCAACTATGTCAGTGGTCTCAATCTTGTGGTCGATGGAGGCTATAGCTTCGTCAATCCTTCCATGCTTAATTAA